The nucleotide sequence TGGGACCGGCGGCCTGGCCATCCTGTTTGCAGTCTTCGTCGCAGCGGTCTTTGCGTTCCTGGCTTACCAGCGGTGGGTGACCCCAGATCGTCCCGCGTATGGTGCCCACGAATGTACCAATTGCGGGAAGATTATTTACGGCGAAAACTGTCCGTACTGCAGTGAAAATCTCCCGCCGAATCAGGCAGTGTGAGATTGAAAGCTGCTTCAGTCAACCCACTCGTCTGCCGGATCGAATTTGGGGAAGACGATATTGATGATTTTCATTGATCCGAGAGCACGGTGCCGTACTCCGGGGGGAATCACAATGGCCATCCCCGCATGGACGGGAATAATTTCATCGTCCAACTGCATCTGCGCATCACTGCCACATTCGAGAAAGTAATAAGTTTCCGTCAGTTTTTTGTGATAATGCAGTTCTGCATCTTCTGAGATTTCGGTGACGTGCAAAGTGCCGGGAAATTCAGCGACGTCAGCAAAAGCCCGCCGCGCAGTACCACAGGGACAGGCTGTGCCCGGGATCTCTGCGAAATCGGCAAGATGATATTTTTTCTGGGTCGATTCTGTCATTTCGAATATTCCAGTCGAGATCTTTGATTTGCTGTCTGAACTCTTTCGTCGCTTCAGTAACTTTCCCTGATTATAACGGGTTGTCAGGGAAAGCAAAACGTTCATTCTGTTTTATTGATTTCGTGCAGCAGAACACGCAGGAACGGCTCGACATCAGTGACGAGTCCGACGGTCTGAAATGTGCCACGATCGGCCAGTTTGGTGACGGTGGCCGGGTTAATGTCAACACAGACGACTTTCACGCTGGCCGGCAGCAGATTCCCTACCGCAATGGAATGCAGTGTGGTAGCGATCATCAGGCAGAACGAGACGTCCTGTACCAGTTCACGCATCTGGTGCTGTGCCTCAATGGTATCCGTGATGACATCCGGCAGCGGTCCATCATCGCGGATACTGCCGGCCAGCAGGAAGGGAACCTGATTCTTAATGCACTCATACATAATACCGGAATTCAGTACTTTCTGATCGACGGCATTCTGGATGCTGCCCAGGCGGCGAATGCGGTTGATGGAACGCAGGTGATGCTCGTGTCCTTCTTCACTGGAACCGCCGTGTTCCATGGAAATGCCCAGGCTTGTGCCATAAAAGGATTCCTCTATATCGTGAGTGGCGAGCGCGTTACCGGCGAACAGCAGATTCACATAGCCTTCCCGAATCAGCTGGCTGAAGTGATCTCTGCTTCCGGTATGCACGACAGCGGGGCCGGCGACTACCAGAATTTTACCATTTCCCTTTCGTGCCCTCCGCATTTCAGAGGCAATTTCTCTCACGGTTACCCCTTTGGGTTTTTCGCTGGAGACTGTGCTGTTCATGAATGAGAATCCGGAAACCTCCGGTGTACTTCTCTCTGTGGGCAGAACCCGTGTACCTCGATTTCCAATCACCACGAGTTCTCCCTGTTTGACATCCGCCATCGGCAGGCAGTGGGCCGACTTTCTGTCCGGACTGACGACGACGCCGCAATCCATTTCCTGTAACTCAACGGGAATCCACTCTTCCGCGATACGGATTTCCGTCTTCTGATTGGTACTGCAGTAAAACCCTTCCGGAAAGGCACCATTCATGTCAGCTGGTTCCAGAATACAGTCATGCTGCTCGATGGGAACGGCGCCGTGCTGGGCGATTTGTGTCAGGATTTTCTGCAGAGTGGCATCATCCGGTGCCGAGACTTTAATCTGCGCCCGACTGCTGTCTGTCCGCAGTTGACCGATGGAAATATCATCAATGGCAAAGTCTCCGCCCAGTACGGTAATCTCATCCAGAATCTTTGGCAGCAGCAGGCTGTCGATAATGTGACCCTGTAGTTCAATCTCTTCACTGAATCGGGCGGATTCCCCGGGTTGTTCTTGAGGAGAATGGGTAGATCGATTGTCCATGAGTGCTCATCCCTGCCAGGTGTTTTCGATAAAAAATTTAATGCGAAGCGACGCATTTCTGCCAGTAGTCTTTGATTGTTTTCTTCTATTTTACGTTTTCCGGATTAAAAACATACAGACAAAATATTGTTTTGAGTCATGACTATCATATTCCCAGCTGACTTTTTACTATTTTGCAGACAGATCGAATCATAAATCCCGAAAACCGTACAGGAGCAGGAGTTTGCCCTTTATGTATCTGGCTGCGGAGCCGCTCGAATTTTTGCGAATCTTTATTGGACTGGATGCGCCTGCGTCAATTCTCTATTGCAGTTTATTAATTCTGCTGGGAATGCTCAGTATTACCAAAGGAGGGGATCTGTTTACGGACAGCTCTGTTGAGATCGCCAGGCTGACACGAATTCCCCCAGTGATTATCGGGGCAACGATCGTCAGTATGTCGACCACGTTTCCGGAGCTGATGGTGTCGGTCACGGGTACTCTGGCAGGCAAAGGTGATCTGGCAGTGGGGAACGCGTTGGGATCCTGTTTGTGTAACATCGGTCTGATCATTGGTTCCTGTGCCTTATTGAAAGGTTATCTCTCCCGAAAAAGAAAAACCGAGAGCGGAATCCCGGTTTCACGGCTCACCATTGTAGGGCCTGGCTTTTTTATGCTGTTTTCCGGAGTTCTCGTCTGGGTCTTCAGCCTGTTCTCAACAGGTGGTGCGGTCACACAGACGGGTGCACCAGCTGAATTTGCGATTGCGCGCTGGCAGGCAGTGATTTTGTTATGTGTTC is from Gimesia maris and encodes:
- a CDS encoding cupin domain-containing protein, producing MTESTQKKYHLADFAEIPGTACPCGTARRAFADVAEFPGTLHVTEISEDAELHYHKKLTETYYFLECGSDAQMQLDDEIIPVHAGMAIVIPPGVRHRALGSMKIINIVFPKFDPADEWVD
- a CDS encoding TIGR00300 family protein, coding for MDNRSTHSPQEQPGESARFSEEIELQGHIIDSLLLPKILDEITVLGGDFAIDDISIGQLRTDSSRAQIKVSAPDDATLQKILTQIAQHGAVPIEQHDCILEPADMNGAFPEGFYCSTNQKTEIRIAEEWIPVELQEMDCGVVVSPDRKSAHCLPMADVKQGELVVIGNRGTRVLPTERSTPEVSGFSFMNSTVSSEKPKGVTVREIASEMRRARKGNGKILVVAGPAVVHTGSRDHFSQLIREGYVNLLFAGNALATHDIEESFYGTSLGISMEHGGSSEEGHEHHLRSINRIRRLGSIQNAVDQKVLNSGIMYECIKNQVPFLLAGSIRDDGPLPDVITDTIEAQHQMRELVQDVSFCLMIATTLHSIAVGNLLPASVKVVCVDINPATVTKLADRGTFQTVGLVTDVEPFLRVLLHEINKTE